GAACTCTGGGGGCCGGCTTCGAGTGCAAACTGACGGATCGCTTCCAAAAACGGCAGTCCCTCGATATCGCCAATCGTGCCGCCGATCTCGATGATGACCACGTCGGCGCCACTCTTCTTGCCGACTTCGCGAATGCGATCCTTGATTTCGTTCGTGACGTGGGGGATGACTTGCACGGTCTTGCCAAGATAATCCCCACGACGTTCCTTCTCGATGATACGCGCATATACCTGGCCGCTCGTGAGGTTGTTGAGCCGTGAAAGTTTCGCATGAGTGAACCGCTCGTAGTGGCCAAGATCGAGGTCGGTCTCGGCGCCGTCATCGGTCACGTACACCTCGCCGTGCTGGAACGGGTTCATCGTGCCGGGATCGACATTCAGATACGGGTCGAACTTGGCGAGCGTGACCTTCAGTCCGCGATTCTCCAAGAGGGTGCCAATCGATGCCGCGGTCAACCCTTTGCCAAGTGAACTGATCACCCCACCGGTGACGAAAATGTATTTCATGTCTGAGTTCTCAGGATTTCTTCCACCAACTCGACATCTTCGGGCCGATCCACGCCGATCGAATCATAAGGCGTAACCAACACCTTGATCGAGAATCCGTTTTCCAACGCGCGCAACTGCTCCAGCTTCTCGGTCTTTTCCAACTCGCTCTGCGGCAATTGCACAAACCTCAACAGGAAATCGCGCCGAAACGCGTAGATCCCCAAATGTTTGTAAAACTTCGCCGCCTTCAACCACTCCAGCGCGTCGCCGGTCTTCGCGTCCCGAACGAACGGGACCCGGCTCCGGGAAAAATACAGCGCATTTCCGTTTTGGGCGAGCGCGACCTTTACCACGTTCGGATTGTCGAGATTGGCGGCGGACTCCAGCTTGCGGGCCAGCGTGCCCATGACGCACTGTGAATCGGATTGCATACCTTCGACGAGTTGGTCGATCATCTCCGGACGCATCAACGGCTCGTCACCTTGAATGTTCACCACCAGATCGCATTCGTAAGCACGCGCAACCTCCGCGACGCGATCGGTTCCTGTGGCGCAATCGGGGGAGGTGAGCATCGCATCGCCGCCGAACGCCTCGACGGCTTCGAGAATGCGGGTGTCTTCGGTGGCGACAATGACTTTGTCGAGGCGCTTCGCCTTGGCGGCCTGTTCGTAAACGCGCTGTACGAGGGTCTTATCGGCAATTATCGCGAGCGGTTTGCCTGGAAACCGTTGCGCGCCGTAACGGGCGGGAATCACCCCCAATGAGCGAATCTTCATTGGGATTGCAGTGTAGCACAACCCCGGCGCGTGACAAGGCCCGCGGTCAGCGTTGCACTTCGCGGTAGCGGAAACAGGTGACGAGATGATCGTTCACCAGGCCGGCCGCTTGCA
The Verrucomicrobiia bacterium genome window above contains:
- the kdsB gene encoding 3-deoxy-manno-octulosonate cytidylyltransferase, which translates into the protein MKIRSLGVIPARYGAQRFPGKPLAIIADKTLVQRVYEQAAKAKRLDKVIVATEDTRILEAVEAFGGDAMLTSPDCATGTDRVAEVARAYECDLVVNIQGDEPLMRPEMIDQLVEGMQSDSQCVMGTLARKLESAANLDNPNVVKVALAQNGNALYFSRSRVPFVRDAKTGDALEWLKAAKFYKHLGIYAFRRDFLLRFVQLPQSELEKTEKLEQLRALENGFSIKVLVTPYDSIGVDRPEDVELVEEILRTQT